In Bacteriovorax stolpii, a single genomic region encodes these proteins:
- a CDS encoding acetoacetate--CoA ligase has product MNEMLWSPSAKRVESSQLSAFMKALNTEFNLNLKNYADLHAFSVGKKDLFWKFLISYFGVAYEGSLDPALLEEGFENYTWFSNVKINSAENLLKNGKADAVALNFQHESKRTRKITYKELRTEVKALQTYLKSVMKKGDVLAAYMPNIPETAISMLAASSMGGVFTSTSCDFGIEGVLDRFGQSEPKVLVAAVGYEYGEKYFDLQEKLAEIEKRIPSLEKIILVDFLGRGYELSKFSKAVDYKEIIAKNMSDDKIEFTRVPFAHPQYIMYSSGTTGKPKCIVHSQGGTLLQLIKEMGLHCDMTAEKKILYFTTCGWMMWNWLMGGLYSGGTVVLYEGSPATPSPEYFFNVIEREGVNIFGTSPKFLKALEDTHAKFKDYPTLETILSTGSPLLPEQYDFVYNNIKKDVLLGSISGGTDIVSCFMLACPILPVYRGEIQCRGLGMDVKALDENGKSVVGVEGELVCAQTFPSRPIYFLNDANKEKIKAAYFDQIPGVWTHGDFVKVTEHGGVIVYGRSDATLNPGGVRIGTAEIYRQTEGLAFILDSLCVGRPVEGDVEVVLFVKLKANEELTLERKKQIKDLIKKNTTPRHVPREIYVVKDIPYTRSGKKVELAVARVLAKKPVTNLEALTNPESLEEYYQYQA; this is encoded by the coding sequence ATGAACGAAATGCTTTGGTCTCCTTCAGCTAAAAGAGTTGAATCATCTCAGTTGAGCGCTTTTATGAAAGCGCTCAACACTGAGTTCAATCTCAATTTAAAAAACTATGCGGACCTTCATGCATTTTCGGTTGGTAAAAAAGACCTGTTCTGGAAATTTCTCATTTCTTATTTCGGTGTAGCATATGAAGGAAGCCTCGATCCAGCTTTACTGGAAGAAGGGTTTGAAAACTACACTTGGTTCTCAAATGTTAAAATCAATTCAGCTGAAAACCTGCTAAAAAATGGCAAGGCCGATGCGGTTGCTTTAAATTTTCAGCATGAATCGAAACGCACTCGAAAAATCACTTACAAAGAACTTCGCACGGAAGTAAAAGCACTTCAGACGTATTTGAAATCTGTGATGAAAAAAGGGGATGTGCTCGCAGCTTATATGCCAAACATTCCAGAGACGGCGATCTCAATGCTGGCCGCTTCTTCAATGGGGGGAGTGTTTACATCAACAAGCTGTGACTTTGGGATTGAAGGTGTCCTTGATCGTTTCGGGCAGTCAGAACCTAAGGTTCTGGTGGCCGCTGTAGGGTATGAGTACGGCGAAAAGTATTTTGACTTGCAAGAGAAGCTTGCTGAGATTGAAAAGCGCATTCCTAGTTTAGAGAAAATTATCCTGGTCGATTTTTTAGGCAGAGGATATGAGCTTTCTAAATTTTCGAAAGCGGTGGACTACAAAGAAATCATCGCCAAAAATATGAGTGACGACAAAATCGAATTCACAAGAGTTCCTTTTGCTCATCCTCAATATATTATGTACTCGTCGGGAACGACGGGAAAACCAAAGTGTATCGTTCACTCTCAAGGGGGAACACTCCTTCAGTTAATTAAAGAAATGGGCCTTCACTGTGATATGACAGCTGAAAAAAAGATTCTTTATTTCACAACTTGTGGATGGATGATGTGGAACTGGCTTATGGGCGGGTTGTATTCAGGGGGAACAGTTGTTCTTTATGAAGGCTCTCCTGCAACTCCTTCACCTGAGTATTTTTTCAATGTGATTGAAAGAGAAGGGGTCAATATCTTCGGGACGTCTCCAAAGTTTTTAAAAGCACTGGAAGACACGCACGCAAAGTTTAAAGATTACCCAACACTTGAAACAATCCTTTCAACGGGGTCACCGCTTTTACCTGAGCAGTACGACTTCGTTTACAACAACATAAAAAAAGACGTCCTGCTTGGAAGTATTTCCGGCGGAACAGATATTGTTTCATGTTTTATGCTCGCTTGCCCGATTCTTCCGGTTTACCGTGGAGAGATTCAGTGCCGAGGGCTTGGAATGGACGTGAAGGCCCTTGATGAAAACGGCAAGAGTGTCGTTGGAGTTGAAGGAGAGTTGGTTTGCGCCCAGACTTTTCCCAGCCGACCAATCTATTTTCTAAATGATGCCAATAAAGAAAAAATTAAGGCTGCTTATTTTGACCAAATCCCTGGAGTCTGGACTCATGGGGACTTTGTAAAAGTCACTGAGCATGGCGGAGTGATTGTTTATGGCCGCTCAGATGCTACTTTAAATCCTGGTGGAGTGAGGATCGGGACGGCTGAAATTTACCGTCAGACCGAAGGGCTTGCCTTTATTCTGGACTCTCTTTGTGTTGGACGCCCGGTAGAAGGGGATGTTGAGGTAGTGCTTTTTGTGAAGCTTAAAGCGAATGAAGAGTTAACTTTAGAGCGCAAAAAACAGATAAAAGACTTAATCAAAAAAAATACGACTCCAAGACATGTTCCACGCGAGATTTATGTGGTCAAAGACATCCCGTACACGCGTTCTGGGAAAAAGGTGGAGTTAGCTGTGGCAAGAGTGCTGGCGAAAAAACCGGTGACTAACCTTGAAGCGCTGACAAACCCTGAGTCGTTGGAAGAGTATTACCAGTATCAGGCGTAA
- a CDS encoding ATP-dependent helicase produces MISLSGLNDKQREAAETVEGPVLILAGAGSGKTRTITYRIAHMVDNLGIKGDSILGVSFTNKAAKEMRERVVTLLGAKKSRKIALLTFHSLGVRILKKEIDKLGYHLNFSIYDQSDQLAIVREALKLYHAEKKFDQKDVQSKISYLKNAGISENDFADSPHFNPEDPYSHATEYAYRYYQEKLKFYNAIDFDDILFLTLRLFRENPDIARAYSEKYQFIMVDEYQDTNALQFELIRHLTVTHNNLCVVGDDDQSIYGFRGADISNILEFEKTFPEAKVVKLEENYRSVSSILDLANNVIKENKKRRDKTLWSQKKSDHTPLLWAMGDTDHEAEVIVEDIVRHQGKGGHLGDIAILYRSNTQAPPIEDQLRMSQVPYTIIGGQKFYDKKEVKDLMSYLFVIMNPSDQMAIRRILNIPHRGIGNATLEKYLAKSQEDNIPLFDALEKYPAIDPQRSAGIIKFVDLIRKFKKVFEMHTLSQSISTLIEEIDYLNFIDKQYDNAKQVERRRNDVMHFIESAERFTNYYKENANLKNFCERLLLQDSQDKEEMDEEHDGDVRKNEVTLMTLHSSKGLEFKNVYMIGIEEETLPHKKTISQGEDISEERRLCYVGITRAQEKLVMTYCKQRKLFGKETPRFVSRFLNTLAADNLFIEQDRTTFGHMSEEEATDYKKSFFSNLLGNLKDD; encoded by the coding sequence ATGATTTCCCTTAGCGGTCTAAATGACAAACAGCGAGAAGCGGCCGAAACGGTCGAGGGGCCGGTCCTTATTCTGGCGGGCGCTGGCTCAGGGAAAACCCGCACTATTACCTATAGAATTGCCCACATGGTGGACAACCTGGGAATCAAAGGCGACTCAATCCTTGGGGTAAGTTTCACCAATAAGGCCGCTAAAGAGATGCGCGAACGCGTTGTCACCCTCTTAGGCGCTAAAAAATCCCGCAAAATTGCCTTACTTACTTTCCACTCACTGGGAGTGCGAATCTTAAAGAAGGAAATTGATAAACTCGGCTACCACTTAAACTTTTCGATCTACGATCAATCTGATCAGCTGGCAATCGTCAGAGAGGCCCTAAAGCTTTATCACGCCGAGAAAAAATTTGATCAAAAAGATGTTCAAAGTAAAATTAGTTACCTGAAAAATGCCGGTATTTCTGAAAATGATTTTGCCGACTCTCCTCATTTTAACCCGGAAGACCCCTATTCGCACGCAACGGAATACGCCTACCGCTACTATCAGGAAAAACTAAAATTTTACAATGCCATCGACTTCGATGACATTCTCTTTTTAACATTGAGACTCTTTAGAGAAAATCCTGATATCGCCCGCGCGTACTCAGAAAAATACCAATTCATCATGGTCGATGAGTATCAAGATACCAATGCTCTTCAGTTTGAACTCATCCGCCACCTGACAGTCACTCACAACAACCTATGTGTTGTAGGTGATGACGACCAGTCTATTTATGGATTCAGAGGCGCTGACATCTCAAACATTTTAGAATTCGAGAAAACTTTTCCTGAAGCTAAAGTCGTTAAGCTCGAAGAGAATTACCGCTCAGTGAGCTCGATTCTCGATCTCGCCAACAATGTTATTAAAGAAAATAAAAAACGCCGTGATAAAACTCTCTGGAGCCAGAAAAAAAGTGATCACACACCACTTCTTTGGGCCATGGGAGACACTGACCACGAGGCCGAAGTTATCGTCGAAGATATCGTCCGCCATCAAGGTAAAGGCGGCCACTTAGGCGACATAGCCATTTTATACCGAAGCAATACTCAGGCCCCACCAATTGAAGATCAGCTGCGCATGAGCCAGGTTCCTTACACCATTATCGGAGGACAAAAATTCTACGATAAAAAAGAAGTAAAGGACTTAATGAGTTATCTGTTTGTCATCATGAACCCAAGTGATCAGATGGCCATCAGGAGAATCTTAAACATTCCTCATCGTGGGATCGGAAATGCGACACTGGAGAAATACCTGGCAAAATCACAAGAGGACAACATCCCTCTTTTTGATGCCCTTGAAAAATACCCGGCGATCGATCCTCAACGCTCGGCCGGGATTATTAAATTTGTCGATCTCATCAGAAAGTTCAAAAAAGTTTTCGAGATGCATACTCTCAGTCAGTCAATCAGCACACTGATTGAAGAAATTGATTACCTGAATTTCATCGACAAACAATACGACAACGCCAAACAAGTTGAGCGCAGAAGAAACGACGTTATGCACTTTATCGAGTCAGCAGAACGTTTTACCAACTATTACAAAGAAAACGCCAACCTTAAAAACTTCTGCGAACGTCTTCTTCTTCAAGACTCTCAAGACAAAGAAGAAATGGATGAAGAGCACGACGGCGACGTCAGAAAAAATGAAGTCACTCTCATGACCCTACACTCATCAAAAGGTCTTGAGTTTAAAAACGTCTACATGATTGGAATCGAGGAAGAGACTCTCCCTCACAAAAAGACCATCTCTCAAGGCGAAGACATCTCAGAGGAGCGCAGGCTTTGTTACGTAGGGATCACCCGCGCCCAGGAAAAACTCGTC
- a CDS encoding NAD(P)/FAD-dependent oxidoreductase, whose translation MTKKIQFTLDYNEDVEVYLDSHFPDHVDYRILNQALDARGAQRGKTPRYTYNVEILSPGEQFEAAREQFPQLGSFKNKPIIIGAGPGGLFCALRLADYGVPSIVIERGDRAHNRMLHISKFWRYGEFNTENNVCYGEGGAGLFSDGKLITRIKSPFVQYVMNRFVDFGAPKETAYISNPHLGSNKIRALINKMTEYLVSKGSEVRYNTRVDRLLYEGKKIIGVELNTGEKLFSNSVVLATGHSAKEMYYHLEELGVEMKQKDFAVGVRIEHPRELIDHIQYGKFAGLELGAARYRLSYEDPKTKKGTYSFCMCPGGYVLSSGTEANGIVVNGMSNYARNSRWSNAALVVSVRAGVDFSSDKLLAGLDFQHGIEQKAYQASMARAHGRELPAQTLKEFMNHSLNPSNEGVKTSTPSGIVKTPLRDILPQFVTKHLEQALVKFDDNLKGFISDKALLIAPETRTSAPVTIARNKETMESTSHQGLYPCGEGAGHAGGITSAAVDGVKIAMSLLKTEKGFEP comes from the coding sequence ATGACAAAAAAAATTCAATTCACACTCGATTACAATGAGGACGTTGAAGTCTATTTGGACTCTCATTTTCCCGATCATGTGGACTACCGCATTTTAAATCAGGCCCTCGATGCCAGAGGTGCCCAGAGAGGAAAAACTCCTCGCTACACTTACAATGTTGAGATTTTAAGTCCGGGCGAGCAGTTTGAAGCGGCCAGAGAGCAATTCCCTCAACTAGGATCATTTAAAAATAAACCCATTATCATTGGGGCGGGCCCCGGTGGGCTTTTTTGTGCCTTACGTTTAGCAGATTACGGAGTGCCGTCGATTGTGATTGAGCGCGGAGACCGCGCTCACAACCGAATGCTGCATATTTCGAAGTTCTGGAGATACGGAGAATTTAACACGGAAAACAACGTGTGTTACGGTGAAGGAGGCGCAGGCCTTTTTTCTGATGGAAAACTGATTACCCGAATCAAATCTCCTTTCGTTCAGTACGTCATGAATCGTTTTGTGGATTTCGGTGCCCCGAAAGAAACAGCGTATATTTCTAACCCGCACTTGGGTTCAAACAAAATCAGAGCACTCATTAACAAGATGACTGAGTACTTGGTCTCAAAGGGATCTGAAGTTCGCTACAATACCCGAGTAGACCGTTTGCTTTATGAAGGAAAAAAAATTATCGGCGTTGAATTAAACACCGGAGAAAAACTTTTTTCTAACAGTGTTGTCCTGGCCACCGGGCATTCGGCCAAGGAAATGTACTACCACCTGGAAGAGTTAGGGGTGGAAATGAAACAAAAAGACTTCGCAGTTGGTGTGCGTATCGAGCATCCTCGCGAACTCATTGATCATATTCAATACGGAAAATTTGCAGGCCTTGAGCTGGGAGCTGCCCGTTACCGCTTGAGTTACGAAGACCCGAAGACAAAAAAAGGAACTTATAGTTTCTGTATGTGCCCGGGAGGCTATGTACTTTCTTCGGGAACAGAGGCCAATGGAATCGTCGTCAATGGAATGAGTAACTACGCCCGCAATTCCCGCTGGTCGAATGCTGCTTTAGTTGTCAGCGTTCGCGCCGGAGTAGATTTCTCAAGTGATAAGCTGCTTGCCGGATTGGATTTTCAGCACGGAATTGAACAAAAGGCCTACCAGGCCTCAATGGCCCGTGCCCATGGAAGAGAGCTTCCTGCTCAGACACTCAAAGAGTTTATGAATCATTCTTTGAATCCTTCGAATGAAGGAGTCAAAACATCAACACCTTCAGGAATTGTAAAAACTCCATTAAGAGACATATTACCGCAATTTGTGACTAAACATTTAGAGCAAGCTCTGGTAAAATTTGATGATAACTTAAAAGGCTTTATTTCAGATAAAGCACTACTGATTGCACCAGAAACTAGGACATCGGCACCCGTGACGATTGCCCGCAATAAAGAGACGATGGAATCAACCAGCCACCAGGGGCTTTATCCTTGCGGCGAAGGCGCAGGCCATGCCGGAGGGATTACCAGTGCAGCGGTTGATGGCGTAAAAATCGCCATGTCTCTTTTAAAAACAGAAAAAGGATTTGAACCATGA
- a CDS encoding DUF4430 domain-containing protein, with translation MKSLYSLLVIALVSTFSFNAHAVYFNVIGACSERPVHSGSFKTDLDDSVGKISMDIFDFNKIPYAGTEHGMNSIINSPVGLDAMEVISDSKMRAYGWCFSINGVIPDVLASEVHFSKQNDVLTWFYAYSTYDQGVWTDYCVPSYKIKSSQFCK, from the coding sequence ATGAAATCACTGTATTCTCTTCTAGTTATCGCCCTTGTGTCTACGTTCTCCTTCAACGCGCACGCTGTGTATTTTAATGTGATTGGAGCATGTTCTGAGAGACCAGTTCATTCTGGTTCTTTTAAGACAGATCTCGATGACAGTGTTGGAAAAATCTCAATGGACATCTTTGACTTTAACAAAATCCCCTACGCAGGGACTGAGCACGGAATGAATTCTATCATCAATTCCCCTGTTGGGTTAGATGCTATGGAAGTTATTTCAGACTCTAAAATGCGCGCTTATGGGTGGTGTTTTTCCATCAATGGCGTGATTCCAGACGTTCTGGCCAGTGAAGTTCACTTTAGTAAACAAAATGATGTTTTAACCTGGTTCTACGCTTACTCAACGTACGATCAAGGGGTTTGGACTGATTACTGTGTTCCTTCGTATAAAATTAAGTCATCACAATTTTGTAAATAG
- a CDS encoding undecaprenyl-diphosphate phosphatase, whose protein sequence is MEALIIAAILGLVEGLTEFIPVSSTGHLIIVSELLHLDHAKSDSFNIIIQLGAILAVVYLYKERFAEFFNLTKLKELTDLEGIKKAKRLNLVHIALAIVPVLGIGFVTRKLIKAYLFNTNVVVFSLIFVGILMIVVEKFKPKPKITGLDEITYFDAFIIGLGQCFALIPGVSRSGATMITGMLRKVDVKTSADFSFLISVPVISAATIYEFIKVYSQFTMADMMSLLVGFTVSFLIAIVGIKGFLVVLKRLSITPFAIYRIIFGLVYYLFIK, encoded by the coding sequence ATGGAAGCATTGATTATTGCCGCAATCCTGGGCCTGGTTGAAGGTCTAACAGAATTTATTCCCGTATCCTCTACTGGACACTTGATCATCGTCAGCGAACTGCTGCACCTGGATCACGCCAAAAGTGATTCATTTAATATCATTATTCAATTAGGGGCCATCCTCGCAGTTGTTTATCTCTATAAAGAGAGATTTGCTGAGTTTTTTAACTTAACCAAGCTTAAAGAGTTAACAGACCTTGAAGGAATTAAAAAGGCCAAAAGACTTAACCTGGTTCATATCGCCCTGGCCATTGTTCCGGTTTTAGGAATTGGTTTTGTTACCCGTAAATTAATTAAGGCATACCTCTTCAACACTAATGTAGTTGTCTTCTCACTTATCTTCGTCGGGATTCTGATGATCGTCGTTGAAAAGTTCAAACCGAAACCAAAAATTACCGGCCTTGATGAAATCACCTATTTCGATGCCTTCATTATTGGTCTAGGCCAGTGTTTTGCTCTTATCCCTGGTGTCTCACGCTCGGGAGCGACAATGATTACGGGAATGTTGAGAAAGGTGGATGTTAAAACCTCTGCGGATTTTTCATTCCTCATCTCTGTGCCAGTTATCTCGGCCGCAACTATTTATGAATTCATTAAGGTCTACTCGCAATTCACCATGGCCGATATGATGTCACTTCTGGTGGGATTTACTGTCTCGTTCCTGATTGCAATAGTCGGAATAAAAGGTTTTTTAGTCGTTTTAAAGCGCTTAAGTATCACGCCCTTCGCTATCTACCGTATTATCTTCGGGCTGGTCTATTACCTTTTTATCAAGTAA
- a CDS encoding DUF7453 family protein: MTIKTTLALTLFSLSFSTFAAISEYNAPEILARANIGDGYNLPPMSFLSNTSPVINNRGDVSFKLMAFNGENTQGLWLKRGIDESGKIVYSTDETKFVTDPSLNDAGVIAFNTYDDFASDGIFTFNGDSSEVKQVLKPANEDIAFYTYPQVLTNGKVYFRGTDQENARTYFQYDGSLKPIIAEGASSYGQKSSYLFKPYLNDSGAMAFKRRIGDVGQWDESNGDEILMLKPNGSSLEPVVIARDKDMDPNSVFRGFTNSASISKNNMVAFTAVLEDGTKALIRYKEGHLKNVVIEKSDGISEIEMFSPKINEQGQILFRAKDMDGKRGIYLADSKEVKKIVAEGDEVMTDLGMGKILSNPNFPGFGGDVDMNDHGEIVFYCLVVGAKDNKEWGSAVYKVSPKL; this comes from the coding sequence ATGACTATTAAAACGACGTTAGCGCTTACTCTTTTCTCGCTATCATTTTCTACTTTCGCTGCCATCTCAGAATACAATGCTCCAGAAATTCTGGCGCGCGCTAATATCGGCGACGGATACAATCTTCCACCGATGAGTTTTCTTTCAAACACATCACCGGTTATCAACAACCGCGGAGACGTAAGCTTTAAACTTATGGCCTTTAATGGAGAAAACACTCAAGGGCTATGGCTTAAGCGTGGAATTGATGAGAGCGGAAAGATTGTTTATTCAACAGATGAAACAAAATTTGTGACAGACCCGAGTCTTAACGATGCAGGTGTGATTGCGTTTAACACATACGATGATTTTGCGAGCGATGGGATCTTTACCTTCAACGGTGATTCGTCTGAAGTAAAGCAAGTTCTAAAGCCAGCAAACGAAGACATCGCTTTTTATACATACCCACAGGTGCTGACAAACGGAAAAGTTTATTTCCGCGGGACAGACCAGGAAAATGCACGCACGTATTTCCAGTATGACGGGTCATTAAAGCCCATCATCGCGGAAGGTGCGAGCTCATACGGACAAAAATCTTCATACCTGTTTAAACCTTACTTAAACGACTCTGGGGCCATGGCCTTCAAGAGACGCATTGGTGACGTAGGACAATGGGACGAATCAAACGGTGATGAAATCCTGATGCTAAAACCAAATGGATCTTCATTGGAGCCAGTGGTTATTGCCCGTGATAAAGACATGGACCCGAATTCTGTCTTTAGAGGATTCACCAACTCAGCTAGTATTTCAAAAAACAACATGGTGGCCTTCACTGCTGTTTTAGAAGACGGAACAAAAGCCCTTATTCGCTACAAAGAAGGGCATTTGAAAAATGTTGTGATTGAAAAATCAGACGGGATTTCAGAAATCGAAATGTTCTCGCCAAAAATCAACGAGCAAGGACAAATTCTTTTTAGAGCAAAAGATATGGACGGCAAGCGCGGAATTTATCTTGCTGATTCAAAAGAAGTCAAAAAGATCGTCGCTGAAGGTGATGAAGTGATGACTGACTTAGGAATGGGAAAAATTCTTTCGAATCCAAATTTCCCTGGATTCGGAGGAGATGTGGATATGAACGATCATGGAGAGATTGTTTTTTATTGCCTGGTTGTGGGCGCAAAAGACAATAAGGAATGGGGTTCGGCAGTCTACAAAGTCTCGCCTAAGCTCTAA
- a CDS encoding CinA family nicotinamide mononucleotide deamidase-related protein, with protein MSKALTVSMIVIGDEILNGRTTDLNGSWLSKFLFKKGLEFKSLRFIRDNAEEMTAALNASFFDSDIVITSGGIGPTLDDKTKNTLADFFKKPVVERNDVAELVAENYIRFGRSWTPETNHYHFFPQDFIAINNPRGLAPGLAFFTADKKLVMAAPGVPREFTAMVEEEFYPLIKKEFADRLKENHQCVIRTQGVPEEKIFFELCPTLWQDLEAFGKVSSLPHTIGIDIVIGFTGSQKEFEEKSQKIKELIMKTPLAPHVWQWGNRAIHDMVLEKALEKKCTFAFAESCTGGLTSSKITDLSGSSAVFYGGIISYDNSIKENVLGVQKETLEKFGAVSVECAIEMARGVRELLKTDYAVSITGIAGPSGGSKEKPVGTVAIGIASKEKNTAVLYQFPGDRVKLKDRFSDKALLTLLELME; from the coding sequence ATGAGTAAAGCATTAACCGTTTCCATGATCGTCATTGGAGATGAAATATTAAATGGCAGAACGACTGATTTAAACGGTTCGTGGCTCTCGAAGTTTCTCTTTAAAAAGGGCCTGGAATTTAAGTCACTGCGCTTTATTCGCGACAACGCCGAGGAGATGACTGCGGCCTTGAACGCTTCTTTTTTTGACAGCGATATCGTCATTACCAGTGGAGGAATTGGACCCACTCTCGATGATAAAACCAAAAACACCCTGGCCGATTTTTTCAAAAAACCAGTTGTTGAAAGAAACGACGTCGCCGAACTTGTGGCCGAAAATTACATCCGTTTTGGGAGAAGCTGGACTCCGGAAACTAACCATTATCACTTTTTCCCCCAGGATTTTATCGCCATCAATAATCCAAGAGGACTTGCTCCCGGACTTGCTTTTTTTACGGCCGATAAAAAACTCGTCATGGCCGCTCCCGGAGTGCCGCGCGAATTTACGGCGATGGTAGAAGAAGAATTTTATCCGCTCATCAAAAAAGAATTTGCCGATAGGCTAAAAGAAAACCACCAATGCGTTATCAGGACTCAAGGAGTTCCTGAAGAAAAAATCTTCTTTGAACTCTGCCCGACTCTTTGGCAAGACCTGGAGGCCTTTGGAAAAGTGAGTTCACTTCCTCACACCATTGGAATTGATATAGTCATCGGTTTTACCGGATCACAAAAAGAGTTCGAAGAAAAATCACAAAAGATTAAAGAACTCATCATGAAAACTCCTCTTGCTCCTCATGTCTGGCAATGGGGAAATCGTGCGATCCACGATATGGTGTTAGAAAAAGCTTTGGAGAAAAAATGCACCTTTGCTTTTGCTGAATCATGCACTGGAGGACTGACATCATCAAAGATCACTGATCTCTCTGGATCAAGCGCTGTTTTTTACGGCGGGATTATCTCTTACGACAACTCGATTAAAGAAAATGTTTTAGGCGTTCAAAAAGAGACGCTGGAAAAATTTGGTGCAGTCAGTGTTGAATGCGCTATAGAAATGGCCCGTGGAGTGCGCGAACTTTTAAAAACGGATTATGCTGTTTCAATCACCGGCATTGCCGGCCCGAGTGGTGGATCAAAAGAAAAACCAGTAGGAACAGTGGCCATTGGGATTGCTTCTAAAGAAAAAAACACAGCTGTGTTGTATCAATTTCCAGGAGACAGAGTAAAATTAAAAGACCGCTTTTCAGATAAAGCACTTTTAACTTTGCTGGAATTAATGGAGTAG
- a CDS encoding outer membrane beta-barrel protein, which translates to MGICKNVKKLALVLGVVFLSAQTASASLLIEPHIGYNLSGSGDAGGVEYDYNGPQLGARIGWQNLGLMLGLDYTRSSYEQEAKNSAGTVKTDMTRNEIGVFAGYNFPILLRAWGAYYFSNTTKSDNSINTKHKGNTKELGVGFTGLPFLSLNLMYRMVNFDEYESSAGSGSLNPERDFKEIVLGVSLPLTL; encoded by the coding sequence ATGGGAATTTGTAAAAATGTAAAAAAACTGGCCCTAGTATTGGGTGTTGTTTTTTTAAGCGCGCAGACGGCTTCTGCATCCCTTTTAATCGAGCCGCATATTGGATACAACCTTTCAGGTTCTGGCGATGCTGGAGGCGTAGAATACGATTATAACGGGCCTCAATTAGGGGCGAGAATTGGGTGGCAGAATCTTGGTTTAATGCTGGGTCTTGATTACACCCGTTCAAGCTATGAACAAGAAGCAAAAAACAGTGCAGGGACCGTTAAAACCGATATGACCAGAAATGAGATTGGGGTTTTTGCTGGTTATAATTTTCCAATTCTGCTTCGTGCATGGGGCGCGTATTATTTCTCAAATACTACGAAGTCTGATAATTCAATCAATACCAAACATAAAGGAAATACAAAAGAGTTAGGAGTCGGTTTTACTGGACTTCCATTTCTTTCACTTAACTTGATGTATAGAATGGTTAATTTTGATGAATATGAATCGAGTGCAGGAAGTGGGTCTTTGAATCCAGAGCGCGATTTCAAAGAAATCGTTCTTGGTGTGAGTTTACCACTTACTTTGTAA